CGCCCTTTCGAAGCTGCGCCGGCTCGACCGGCACAAAGCGACAGACGTTTCCCGTGCGGATAAAAGGCAGCATGCTGAGTCCGTGCGAGACGATGTCAATGTATCCTTGTTTGTCCATAAGCAGCCTCATGGCCCGGATGATATCCGCATTAGCTTGCATATTCGATAAGCCCGAGCTGCGAAAGCTGCGATAAAAACGTCATGACATCCTCTTTCGCTTCTTCCGCCGTAATGTCGTAATGCTTCTGGAGTTCCAAGGCGAGAGAATCTATGGTGTTCGGTTCCTTCAGCAGCGCCCAGCATATTCCGCCGGCTTCATTCAGTTTGGTGACCGTATACTGATCCGCGTTAAGAATAAGCCATTCTTCTTCCACCTGCATCGCTTCCACGTTCATGCTTCGTACAAATTGTGTGCTCATGATATTTCCTCCCAGAACTTGTCATTCTTTTGAAAAAACAGCTCGTATACGGGCACGTGTCCGGTTAGCTTGCTGCACATGCGGAACACCTTCTTCGTTTCCTCCGGGTCGTGCGCCCAATAAAACACGCGTTGGAAAATTTGCTGCAGCCCTTCCATGCCCCCCATGCGAAGTCTGCGAATATCAAGCGACTGGCGCAATATTTGGATCGCCGTCAGCGGGTAAGTGCCCGCAATGTCCGGTAAATCGGTATCGCTTCGGAAAGGGGAATTGTAAATGACCGTTTCGTCGCCCGCAATTTTGACAATCGTCGCCTCGTCGGACAAGATCGGCCTCGGCTGCGAAAGCCGGACGACCGTAGACTTGCCCGCTCCGGAATGTCCGGCAAACATGTAAGCTTTGCCATGCTCGAGCAGGCAGGAGGAATGGATCAGGAGCCCCCACTCCTTCCGGGTAATATAGGCGCTGTACAAATTGACCATCGCATGCTTCAATGCGAAATCGTCATATACGTGAATGCGGGCTTCCCTGTATTCTTTGTCCGCTTCTATGAGATAATCGGCCCGTTTGTAAACGATGACTTCGTCTGCAGTCGTTACGTTTACGTTGTAATCCACGAACGGGCCGCCGTATCCGTCGAATATGGAAACAGCGATGTCCGCTTCCGGAAGAATCTCGCTTTCTATTAATGAAGCTCCATACTTTTGGCAAATGAAAGCTTTGACGAAATCAGATTCGGTGCCGAGCACCAAACGGTGCTCGGCGATCCGAACGTAAAAGTGTTCCAGCATTGCAGTTCTCCTTCCTTAGTAAGCCCGATGCAGCGATTTCATTTGGTGCCTGAACGTATCGAAGATGAGATGCTTGAAGAAAAACTTGTATAGGTAATAGTTTTTCGTCCGGACTCCCAGTTTGGCATCTCTGATGACGTTGTAATTCCAGTGCGTTTCTATCATATCGAATGGAAGCGGCTTGAGCTCTTGCAGGTGAGGAAATAGCCGGTAAACGATAGAAAGTACGGCCTGAATCCGCTTGTATGTTTTGTCTTGCGCCGCCTGTGCCGTAAGCTCCCTGTAGTCCAGCCTGGGGCCGCACCGGTGAATCATTTGGACGACGTCCAATATATACCGAAGCGAGTCCATTTGATGTCTGGCTCCATGCAGACAAATAAAATAAAACGTATGGAGATCGGACAGCTGCTTTACGAACCGGTAGCCGTTCAAACTTTCGGCTTTTTGCCAGAACGGTTCGACGTGCAGGTCGGACCAATGCTGCTTGTCGAGCGTCCAATGTAGCTCCATCATCAGTCCGTTTTTATCCGGCATCCGCGCATGATGATCCCGGGTCGTTTCGTAAATATAGCCCAGCTTCGACATGCACTCAATGGCTTCATCCAGCCGGACCAGCGGTACAAGCAGGTCAACGTCGCTGCTCACCCTTGCGGCGAAATGATTGAAATACCGCTGCGCAAAATGAACCCCTTTAAGCGGAATAACCGGGAGACCGATCGCCTCCAGACTTCGGATCGCTTCCTCCTCTTTATGTTTCATAAAGAGATTTTGATGAAGGCCGCTCATATGTTTACTGCGTAATTTATTCATAAAAGACGGAGGTAGCCGGTCGTTATCTCTCCCGTTGAGTAAGTGATAAACCTGCGACGAAAGTGCGAATAATTCAATATCCTGAAGAACTTGTTCGTATTGCTGCTCTTTCCAGGAAAGCGAAATTGTCGGATCATACAATGACTGTAGAAAAGAGATGATCATAGTGTCCTCCGTAATGTGTTACAATTCGTATCATTCATCATCTTTAATTTAGTATACAAATTGTATCATGTCAATATCCAATTTCATTTTTTTAAATGCGTAAAAAATAAAGGTGTGTTCATTGCGTATGAACACACCCCGCAACCTACTTCGTTGTTTCGTGCAAAACGCCTTTCAGATCATAACTCCACTGGGGAAAGCGGGTTGTGACATTTCCGTCGCTCAGTTCCAGCTTTATTCCGTCTCCCGCGTTCATGCCCGGCAGAAGAACCGTTTCTTTTTTCCCGGCGCGCACCTTTCTGGTTATCTGATTTGTTCCGGACGCATCCGGAGCTACCAGTTCTTTGGGCTGGCTGTCACTGAACC
The window above is part of the Paenibacillus hamazuiensis genome. Proteins encoded here:
- a CDS encoding PqqD family protein; the protein is MSTQFVRSMNVEAMQVEEEWLILNADQYTVTKLNEAGGICWALLKEPNTIDSLALELQKHYDITAEEAKEDVMTFLSQLSQLGLIEYAS
- a CDS encoding nucleotidyltransferase family protein, which encodes MIISFLQSLYDPTISLSWKEQQYEQVLQDIELFALSSQVYHLLNGRDNDRLPPSFMNKLRSKHMSGLHQNLFMKHKEEEAIRSLEAIGLPVIPLKGVHFAQRYFNHFAARVSSDVDLLVPLVRLDEAIECMSKLGYIYETTRDHHARMPDKNGLMMELHWTLDKQHWSDLHVEPFWQKAESLNGYRFVKQLSDLHTFYFICLHGARHQMDSLRYILDVVQMIHRCGPRLDYRELTAQAAQDKTYKRIQAVLSIVYRLFPHLQELKPLPFDMIETHWNYNVIRDAKLGVRTKNYYLYKFFFKHLIFDTFRHQMKSLHRAY